In Pseudoalteromonas carrageenovora IAM 12662, the following proteins share a genomic window:
- a CDS encoding type II secretion system F family protein gives MIDILLLVGLLVSMGSFIHIHRQSLKVELDKSDTRNTNWYPLIVISKHQLRQAGIQINKILLSLYCFKVAATFSAFTLIELSEYQLSSTITLMLCFICFFAPEGWFLIRKNQRKTLINNSLEFFLRVLLVYMRAGFSLERSFALAVDHGLSKKHPLYKELKLFLFELSAGKDREFAFNSLFERTGVMGIKKLANLMLIGSKLGTPLIDAVQAQLDGLALKKNILLAKKVNKKAMHTTFPILLICFPMFLVLVFFPAALQVMNVLKMLVEVL, from the coding sequence ATGATTGATATACTTTTACTTGTAGGTTTACTGGTAAGTATGGGGTCATTTATCCATATACACAGACAATCTTTAAAGGTTGAGTTAGATAAAAGCGATACTAGAAATACTAATTGGTATCCGCTCATTGTTATTTCTAAACACCAGCTAAGGCAAGCCGGTATACAAATTAATAAAATATTATTGAGCTTATATTGTTTCAAAGTAGCGGCCACTTTTAGCGCATTTACTTTAATAGAGTTAAGCGAGTATCAGTTAAGTTCAACCATTACTTTAATGTTGTGTTTCATCTGTTTTTTTGCACCCGAAGGCTGGTTTTTGATACGTAAAAATCAGCGAAAAACGCTAATCAACAATAGTTTAGAGTTTTTTTTAAGAGTACTTTTGGTATATATGCGCGCTGGCTTTTCTCTAGAGCGTTCGTTTGCATTGGCTGTTGATCATGGCTTAAGCAAAAAGCATCCTTTATACAAAGAGCTTAAGCTCTTTTTGTTTGAACTAAGTGCAGGCAAAGACCGTGAATTTGCATTTAACTCACTCTTTGAGCGTACGGGGGTTATGGGCATAAAAAAATTAGCCAATCTAATGCTAATAGGCTCGAAGCTAGGCACGCCATTAATTGATGCAGTTCAAGCTCAACTTGATGGACTTGCGTTAAAAAAGAATATTTTGCTTGCCAAAAAGGTAAACAAAAAAGCCATGCACACCACGTTTCCAATATTACTAATCTGTTTTCCGATGTTTTTGGTTTTGGTGTTTTTCCCTGCCGCACTGCAGGTAATGAATGTACTTAAAATGCTTGTTGAAGTGCTATAG
- a CDS encoding CpaF family protein: MFNLSSKHEEVQTNLSTFEELKKLLHDAVIEEYEQEPTALLSDNILEKISALCVEIPQFSNSSFNQHQQAQVVQAVYDEIQGLGPIAQFMLDDQVSDILINDTQDIWIDKQGKLLCTASKFDDERHLRRFVDRLLDGCGRQVNALMPIVDGKLKDGSRVHIIVPPACTSAAIVSIRKFNHKKINDEFLVANQFLDKNVLTFLQTAVKSGVNILVCGNAGAGKTSLLNVLANSINKNERVVTIEESAELNLHHNHVVQLEAHDTNSDGKGAVSLRDLVKAALRMRADRILVGEVRSGEVIDMLQAMNCGHQGSMTTIHANSASDAVTRLSTLVQLHNAQLSDAHTNALIASSIQLIVHVSRSTDGVRTLKSIGEIKRVNGAAHFCPLYSKPGFEPIENNFVQDSSVISFMQSQGENAQTLQALLKSKAEADYD, encoded by the coding sequence ATGTTTAATTTATCAAGCAAACATGAAGAAGTTCAAACAAATTTAAGTACCTTTGAAGAACTTAAAAAGCTATTACACGATGCTGTAATTGAAGAATACGAACAAGAGCCTACAGCATTACTCTCTGACAATATTTTAGAAAAAATCTCAGCGTTGTGCGTTGAGATCCCGCAGTTTTCAAACTCATCTTTTAATCAGCACCAACAAGCTCAAGTAGTACAAGCCGTTTATGATGAAATTCAAGGGTTAGGGCCAATAGCGCAGTTTATGCTTGATGACCAAGTGAGTGATATTTTAATAAACGACACGCAAGACATTTGGATTGATAAGCAAGGTAAGCTTCTATGTACAGCTAGTAAGTTTGATGACGAGCGCCATTTACGTCGCTTTGTTGATAGGTTACTTGATGGGTGTGGGCGCCAGGTTAACGCACTTATGCCAATAGTTGACGGTAAACTAAAAGATGGCAGCCGTGTTCATATTATTGTGCCACCGGCATGTACTAGTGCCGCTATTGTATCAATAAGAAAGTTTAATCACAAAAAAATCAATGATGAATTTTTAGTCGCTAATCAGTTTTTAGATAAAAATGTTTTAACGTTTTTACAAACTGCAGTTAAATCAGGGGTTAATATATTAGTATGCGGCAATGCTGGCGCGGGTAAAACCTCTTTATTAAATGTGCTTGCCAACTCTATAAATAAAAACGAACGTGTTGTTACTATTGAAGAAAGTGCCGAACTTAACTTACATCATAACCATGTTGTACAACTAGAAGCTCACGATACAAATAGCGATGGAAAAGGGGCTGTAAGTTTAAGAGATTTAGTAAAAGCAGCGCTTAGAATGCGCGCCGACAGAATATTAGTAGGCGAAGTTCGCTCTGGTGAAGTTATAGATATGCTTCAAGCTATGAACTGCGGCCATCAGGGCTCTATGACAACCATACATGCTAATAGTGCAAGTGATGCAGTAACCAGATTATCAACGCTCGTTCAGCTTCATAATGCACAGTTAAGCGACGCCCATACAAACGCATTAATAGCATCAAGTATTCAGCTTATTGTTCATGTTTCTCGCTCTACAGATGGAGTACGTACTTTAAAAAGTATCGGTGAGATAAAGCGTGTAAATGGAGCTGCTCATTTTTGTCCTTTGTATAGTAAGCCCGGTTTTGAACCCATTGAAAATAATTTTGTGCAAGATTCTAGTGTTATTTCATTTATGCAAAGCCAAGGTGAAAACGCACAAACACTTCAAGCATTACTTAAAAGTAAAGCGGAGGCAGATTATGACTAA
- a CDS encoding DNA/RNA non-specific endonuclease: MKTIIKASIVLTGLCFTHSANAANCLQGCPTGLNNGNTIERSIYTLKNNRYTKFADWVAYHVTTNTMSGPSRSRSWKADPDLYSHKGRACLSGLNLFELGAI; the protein is encoded by the coding sequence ATGAAGACAATAATAAAGGCATCAATAGTACTTACAGGTTTATGTTTTACTCATAGTGCAAATGCAGCTAATTGCTTACAAGGTTGCCCAACGGGCTTAAATAATGGCAATACAATTGAGCGAAGTATTTATACTTTAAAAAATAATAGATATACAAAGTTTGCTGATTGGGTTGCATACCATGTAACTACCAATACCATGAGTGGACCATCGAGAAGTAGAAGTTGGAAAGCTGATCCAGATTTATATTCCCACAAAGGGCGTGCCTGTCTTTCAGGATTAAATTTGTTCGAACTAGGGGCTATTTAA
- a CDS encoding alpha/beta fold hydrolase, translating into MSKTQYVSIEGHQIAYQEMGEGTPLLLIHGIPTNKSLWRNVMPELAKSHNVIAPDLLNYGESNMPKDTDVSINAQCRILIKFMDAIGIPKANIAAHDIGGGIAQLMAVNYPEKVNGLILIDSVCFDSWPIPEFEPLLEPGVEEKTTVDEFVDTLQDFMPKGVYDKSIMTDELKKVYLAQWSNEQGKAALFTNMRRLNKEYTQAIAGELKSLPHETLILWGEEDNFQKPKYAPMLEQTIPNSSLIWVEKAGHWCLDEQPEKILLLMSNFLKGKTF; encoded by the coding sequence ATGAGTAAAACACAATACGTTAGCATTGAAGGCCACCAAATTGCTTATCAAGAAATGGGAGAAGGCACACCGCTATTATTAATACACGGAATTCCAACTAATAAATCACTTTGGCGTAATGTTATGCCCGAGCTTGCTAAGTCACATAACGTTATTGCACCCGATTTACTGAATTATGGTGAATCAAATATGCCTAAAGACACTGACGTATCTATTAATGCGCAGTGCAGAATACTTATTAAGTTTATGGATGCAATTGGTATTCCTAAAGCCAATATAGCAGCGCACGATATTGGTGGCGGCATTGCACAGTTAATGGCAGTAAATTACCCTGAAAAAGTGAACGGACTAATTTTAATTGACAGTGTGTGTTTTGACTCATGGCCAATACCAGAGTTTGAGCCGTTACTTGAGCCAGGAGTTGAAGAAAAAACAACGGTTGATGAATTTGTTGATACACTACAGGATTTTATGCCTAAAGGCGTATATGACAAAAGCATAATGACTGATGAACTAAAAAAAGTTTATTTAGCACAATGGAGTAACGAGCAAGGTAAAGCTGCATTGTTTACAAATATGCGTCGTTTAAATAAAGAGTACACGCAAGCAATCGCAGGTGAACTTAAAAGCTTACCGCATGAGACCCTAATTTTATGGGGTGAAGAAGATAACTTTCAAAAACCTAAATACGCACCCATGTTAGAGCAAACCATTCCAAACTCATCGCTTATCTGGGTAGAAAAAGCAGGGCATTGGTGTTTAGACGAACAGCCTGAAAAAATATTACTTTTAATGAGTAACTTTTTAAAGGGTAAAACGTTTTAA
- a CDS encoding sulfotransferase, with product MNKLFIIGLPRTGTTSVCHAFLELSIATAHTAYTQACFKNATAIADTPIFNDYQVLDKHYPGSKFIYLERELSAWLPSIKQLLTRMHTNLTRADGGFNIHIKRCYLNTFNELSLKNINDDSYLENCYNSHFESAQRYFKNRPQDFLSIDIAKPASYKAMCDFLELTSDKTDFEKMNMGGKVTAWNDIKHVLKVESTAKGRIDKHLPYQI from the coding sequence ATGAATAAACTATTTATAATTGGCCTTCCGCGTACTGGCACGACAAGTGTGTGCCATGCGTTTTTAGAACTCAGTATTGCAACGGCGCATACTGCCTACACACAAGCTTGTTTTAAAAATGCTACGGCGATTGCCGACACCCCCATATTTAACGACTACCAGGTACTTGATAAGCACTACCCAGGTTCTAAATTTATTTACCTAGAGCGCGAGCTAAGTGCGTGGTTGCCTTCTATTAAACAGCTTTTAACGCGTATGCATACTAATTTAACGCGCGCCGATGGTGGTTTTAATATTCATATAAAGCGCTGTTATTTAAATACCTTTAATGAATTGTCGCTTAAAAATATTAATGATGATAGTTATTTAGAAAATTGCTACAACAGCCATTTTGAATCAGCACAACGCTACTTTAAAAACCGCCCACAAGATTTTTTATCCATTGATATAGCTAAACCTGCAAGCTACAAAGCAATGTGTGATTTTTTAGAATTAACAAGCGATAAAACAGATTTTGAAAAAATGAATATGGGCGGAAAAGTAACTGCTTGGAATGATATAAAGCACGTCTTAAAAGTAGAGTCGACGGCGAAAGGACGTATAGATAAACATTTGCCTTATCAGATTTAA
- a CDS encoding response regulator → MNASNIFTLPNEICSGRKEISHDVKETLSLLKQFYDVPIVKYIDFREVYSEHIITNDDANIREELLKYQQRCKEEKLYIFEDTFFESVSSNTEHRIRFYAQYPIYSNNNTVIGLLVMADLAPKTLIGSQKDQFISFAQLLQTQLNRDNDPANSINKKSSEKSNKETKYIHVFSLAPVAFLIALVLCAFTALLLYTIEKKELKSNYNLKTQELRKTLFNALERFDNQGLYISQKDLVVAGFIQSQKEYTKEQLNNLVQNQASENLNYKGYVVFDYQYNQLALWSKNNFDLAAYGFKGWLTKFDLRANKKSVEVFTVADTAFLISEIKLKNNSIYTLTAFDLSKFLKAIIGKLNTQNYNIFIVTPQFTLSKQGEVNSRVITNSISAVSSRFPPTWRLHVQPINKILTPTITKYSLFRLGLIALAVFAFVYYFLRLPRRLHNEIKDKNQLILNREKLFSSSLDALPHGFAIFNSHEFPVITNDVFNKLFSQVNKQNNQLSYSQLISIAQQHNIINHYKEHNKLENDHNQLIDIGFTDGRWITVVQRHTDFGGFVCYFRDETSAHQKELLLADVLEKSKQSNQLKEKFVTRLSQQLKAPLSSLKSIIEIAQKPMSASDFKGHIGNINTASEQLECVIQQLVNVNKSKTGKLKLKANKINLNKMLSNSASILNKDSNIKNVIANSSEKAVAVISDEKLISQLVIQLSTELLESSYKSQLTIDSDIVKEDQRSYLNLNFSISNLTTSNNFLAQLKLISQQSAINFNDDIDATLDIKFFISIFKMLGGKAISFNERGKTTSICLSLLVNVTSINEVSDITPIKNNVEPIMSNKFKSKSLLLVDDEPLVEMVIRAMLKNENLNVDYASSAIEAMLMVSQNDYDIILMDIVMPELSGTDAMLKIKKHSNDKHTKIIAHTSDEQSNSSAKYVELGFDDMLEKPVKQDILINKIRKIIQTQD, encoded by the coding sequence ATGAACGCATCTAATATATTTACTTTACCCAATGAAATATGCAGTGGAAGAAAAGAAATAAGCCATGATGTAAAAGAAACTTTATCGTTATTAAAGCAATTTTATGATGTGCCTATTGTTAAGTATATAGACTTTAGAGAAGTGTACTCTGAACATATAATTACAAATGACGATGCCAATATAAGAGAAGAGCTTTTAAAATATCAACAGCGTTGTAAAGAAGAAAAGTTATATATATTTGAAGATACATTTTTTGAAAGTGTATCTAGCAACACTGAACATCGTATTCGTTTTTATGCTCAGTATCCTATATACAGTAATAACAATACTGTTATTGGCCTATTAGTTATGGCCGATTTAGCGCCTAAAACACTAATAGGCTCGCAAAAAGATCAGTTCATATCATTTGCTCAGCTACTACAAACACAATTAAATAGAGACAATGACCCAGCTAATTCAATTAATAAAAAATCAAGCGAAAAATCTAATAAAGAGACTAAATATATTCATGTATTTAGTTTAGCTCCTGTCGCCTTTTTAATTGCTTTAGTACTGTGTGCTTTTACTGCTTTATTACTTTATACAATCGAGAAAAAAGAGCTGAAAAGTAACTATAATTTAAAAACTCAGGAGCTTAGAAAAACCCTGTTTAATGCATTAGAACGCTTTGATAATCAAGGGTTATATATTTCACAAAAAGACTTAGTGGTAGCTGGGTTTATTCAAAGCCAAAAAGAGTATACAAAAGAGCAGCTTAATAATTTAGTACAAAATCAAGCATCCGAAAATTTGAACTATAAAGGGTATGTAGTATTTGATTATCAATATAACCAATTAGCGCTTTGGTCTAAAAATAACTTTGATTTAGCGGCTTATGGTTTTAAAGGCTGGTTAACTAAATTTGATTTAAGAGCAAACAAAAAGTCAGTAGAAGTGTTTACAGTTGCTGATACTGCTTTTTTAATATCTGAAATTAAACTAAAAAATAACTCCATTTATACTCTTACTGCATTTGATTTAAGTAAGTTTTTAAAAGCTATAATAGGAAAACTCAACACCCAAAACTACAATATATTTATAGTTACGCCACAATTTACACTTAGTAAGCAAGGGGAAGTAAATTCTCGTGTTATTACAAATAGTATTAGCGCTGTTAGTAGCCGTTTCCCTCCAACTTGGCGTTTACATGTACAGCCAATTAATAAAATATTAACGCCTACAATCACTAAATATAGTCTATTTAGATTAGGACTAATTGCTTTAGCTGTATTTGCATTTGTTTACTATTTTTTACGCTTACCTAGACGTTTACATAATGAAATTAAAGATAAAAACCAATTAATTTTAAATAGAGAAAAGCTATTTTCAAGTTCTTTAGATGCGCTTCCTCATGGCTTTGCTATTTTTAATAGTCATGAGTTCCCAGTTATTACAAATGATGTATTTAATAAGTTATTTTCCCAGGTTAATAAACAAAATAATCAGCTTTCGTATAGTCAGTTAATAAGTATTGCGCAGCAACACAATATTATTAACCATTATAAAGAGCATAATAAATTAGAAAATGATCACAACCAGCTGATTGATATTGGCTTTACCGATGGCCGATGGATAACTGTAGTGCAAAGGCATACGGATTTTGGTGGCTTTGTTTGTTACTTCAGGGATGAAACATCAGCTCATCAAAAAGAGCTTTTACTTGCCGACGTATTAGAAAAATCAAAACAGTCTAATCAATTAAAAGAAAAATTTGTAACTCGCTTGAGTCAGCAACTAAAAGCGCCTTTGAGTTCTTTAAAATCTATTATAGAAATTGCCCAAAAACCAATGAGTGCATCAGACTTCAAAGGTCATATTGGAAATATAAATACTGCTAGCGAACAACTAGAATGTGTTATTCAACAACTCGTTAATGTTAATAAGTCAAAAACAGGAAAACTGAAATTAAAAGCTAATAAAATTAACTTAAATAAAATGCTAAGTAATAGCGCGTCTATTTTGAATAAAGATTCAAATATTAAAAACGTGATTGCCAACAGCAGTGAAAAAGCAGTTGCCGTAATAAGTGATGAAAAGCTAATTTCTCAGTTGGTTATTCAGCTATCAACAGAGCTATTAGAAAGTAGTTACAAGTCACAACTTACTATTGATAGTGATATTGTAAAAGAAGATCAAAGAAGTTATTTAAATCTAAACTTTTCAATTAGCAACTTAACAACGAGCAATAATTTTTTAGCGCAATTAAAGTTAATATCGCAGCAGTCAGCAATAAACTTTAATGATGATATAGATGCCACACTTGATATTAAATTTTTTATATCAATATTTAAAATGCTTGGAGGAAAGGCTATCAGTTTTAACGAAAGGGGTAAAACAACCAGTATTTGTTTATCGTTATTGGTTAACGTAACGAGTATTAATGAAGTAAGTGATATAACTCCAATAAAAAATAATGTTGAACCAATTATGTCTAACAAGTTTAAGTCTAAATCGTTGTTACTCGTTGATGATGAACCGCTTGTTGAGATGGTAATTAGAGCTATGCTCAAAAATGAAAACTTAAATGTTGATTATGCAAGTAGTGCAATAGAAGCAATGTTAATGGTTTCACAAAATGACTATGACATAATTTTAATGGATATAGTAATGCCAGAACTTTCTGGTACTGATGCAATGTTAAAAATAAAAAAACATAGCAACGATAAACATACCAAAATAATTGCACACACTTCTGACGAGCAAAGTAATAGTAGTGCCAAGTATGTTGAGTTAGGTTTTGATGACATGCTTGAAAAACCAGTTAAACAAGACATTTTAATAAATAAGATTAGAAAAATAATCCAGACGCAGGATTAG
- a CDS encoding type II secretion system F family protein, whose product MTKLDYLLAVAAIITFTLASSVLITLYVKNKSNEAVQKLDILEEKDVLTLSLRVLGLNISNFVFISMASSLSSSAWFLVKLYYPEALTSAFIIAIVVFVTCFIVVIDLAHYRLAKFEHHFLEYIETVQSCLSTGLSLQQSMKFSDKHADPYLKLQSSLLLQRMSMGSDAETSFAPLIQRYNCETVRLFAHSIITHTQSQCDLTDMLKSVCNMMALRTLDRQQLKAKLSGTKYAAVFSGVLPYALVPLFNYTDPTWFEPLLNDPNGIAYLTVALLCQLFGFLWLRLSLRITL is encoded by the coding sequence ATGACTAAGTTAGATTACTTACTCGCCGTTGCAGCCATTATTACATTTACCTTAGCAAGTAGTGTACTTATTACCTTATATGTTAAAAACAAAAGCAATGAAGCTGTACAAAAGCTCGATATTTTAGAAGAAAAAGATGTTTTAACCTTGTCACTAAGAGTGCTTGGTTTAAATATAAGTAATTTTGTATTTATTAGTATGGCAAGTTCACTCTCAAGTAGTGCGTGGTTTTTAGTAAAGCTTTATTACCCTGAGGCCTTAACCAGTGCATTTATTATTGCAATAGTTGTATTTGTAACCTGCTTTATTGTTGTTATTGATTTAGCCCATTATAGGTTAGCCAAGTTTGAACATCATTTTTTAGAGTATATCGAAACTGTACAGTCATGCTTGAGTACAGGTTTATCACTTCAACAATCAATGAAGTTTTCAGACAAACACGCAGATCCATATCTAAAATTACAAAGTTCACTATTACTGCAAAGAATGAGTATGGGTAGTGATGCCGAAACATCGTTCGCACCATTAATTCAAAGATACAATTGTGAAACAGTAAGATTATTTGCTCATAGCATTATCACGCATACACAAAGTCAGTGCGACTTAACCGATATGCTTAAAAGTGTTTGCAATATGATGGCGCTAAGAACACTTGATCGCCAACAATTAAAAGCCAAGCTCTCAGGTACTAAATATGCGGCTGTGTTTAGTGGTGTATTACCTTATGCGTTAGTGCCTCTATTCAATTATACCGATCCTACCTGGTTTGAACCTTTATTAAACGACCCCAACGGTATTGCATATTTAACAGTTGCATTGCTTTGCCAGCTATTTGGTTTTTTATGGCTACGTCTTAGCTTAAGGATAACATTATGA
- a CDS encoding pilus assembly protein N-terminal domain-containing protein — translation MFKFIFILLLIPFTAHGNESHLAYIENANGERVKKVSHLVKWTHTRFVFKRDIARIALGHETTLDVNVVDGRELLILAKKLGRTSMMVWYDDKSSETFLLGVTEDYSVLENALNDIHPAVKLTIAPDRHAVVLRGEVPTINYRHAAYEAAKNYLYASSSQASQPVITSNPNQGMFNSLAQRLQGMSNLNGGASQSSSKVAIINLIKVSQAPKPKEERISDVIKSMGADKVTVKRISVGELSNDESDVFLLSGSVKNQIELVRLLNTINKLFEPEQAMQTQGSPLDPNNLMNGASLNESASIEVLANESGGLLNDAASGVTLSNVSSNIARATLLSVAGGKVLSSIEVEDLPQVRVSVQLYEVNQRRLKQWRPDISVLSNGYEKQEGLFGRDGMASRASGSSTIENALQLIGGQLTNNLQLSTSQFAIDMLFSLLEQEGISRTLSRPTITVLAGESAVFKVGGEVPVPTSYSPSGIANGQQGSSGSVFSGTEFKSFGVELNVRALVDDKDRITLDLNPVISLPDTTLTAEIADSTGSSLNSSAFNTRSMQTSTRLQDGQPLIIGGLISTDSNSSHDFVPDGNGNSMLGKLSETTSKSENNRELIIVVTPNLVRDPVNTLRLWQQADIDTQLLSYIKEQGL, via the coding sequence ATGTTTAAATTTATTTTTATATTGCTACTGATACCATTTACAGCGCATGGTAATGAAAGCCATTTAGCTTACATAGAAAATGCTAATGGTGAACGCGTAAAAAAAGTTTCTCATTTAGTTAAGTGGACTCATACACGATTTGTATTTAAACGTGATATTGCGCGCATTGCATTAGGGCATGAAACAACCCTTGATGTGAACGTAGTAGATGGCCGCGAGCTTTTAATTTTAGCCAAAAAACTTGGCCGTACATCTATGATGGTGTGGTATGACGATAAAAGCTCAGAAACGTTTTTACTTGGCGTAACTGAAGATTACAGCGTACTTGAAAACGCCCTTAACGACATTCACCCCGCAGTAAAATTAACCATAGCCCCAGATAGGCACGCCGTAGTACTTCGTGGAGAAGTACCCACAATTAATTATCGCCATGCGGCTTATGAAGCAGCTAAAAATTACTTATACGCTAGTAGCTCTCAAGCATCGCAACCTGTTATTACCTCAAACCCTAACCAAGGCATGTTTAATTCTTTAGCACAGCGACTGCAAGGAATGAGCAATTTAAATGGCGGTGCATCACAAAGCTCTAGCAAAGTCGCTATCATAAATTTAATTAAAGTTTCGCAAGCCCCAAAACCTAAAGAGGAGCGTATTAGCGACGTTATTAAATCAATGGGGGCTGATAAAGTTACTGTTAAGCGCATATCGGTAGGCGAACTTTCAAATGACGAAAGTGATGTTTTTTTACTTTCGGGCTCGGTTAAAAACCAAATAGAGCTAGTGCGATTACTTAATACAATTAATAAGCTGTTTGAACCTGAGCAAGCAATGCAAACTCAAGGCTCACCGCTTGATCCTAATAACTTAATGAATGGTGCAAGCCTAAATGAAAGCGCAAGTATTGAAGTATTAGCTAATGAGTCTGGCGGGCTTTTAAATGATGCGGCCTCTGGTGTTACGCTAAGTAACGTAAGCTCTAACATTGCTAGGGCAACGCTTCTTAGCGTAGCTGGAGGTAAAGTACTTTCAAGTATTGAAGTTGAGGATTTACCGCAAGTTCGTGTATCTGTGCAGTTATATGAAGTTAATCAACGTCGTTTAAAACAATGGCGACCTGATATAAGTGTTCTATCTAATGGGTACGAAAAGCAAGAAGGCTTATTTGGCCGTGATGGCATGGCAAGCAGAGCGTCAGGTTCTTCAACAATAGAAAATGCCCTGCAATTAATTGGTGGTCAATTAACTAATAACTTACAGCTTTCTACCTCACAATTTGCCATTGATATGTTGTTCTCGTTATTAGAGCAAGAAGGTATTTCGCGTACGCTTTCACGTCCTACTATTACGGTATTAGCCGGTGAGAGTGCTGTATTTAAAGTGGGCGGAGAAGTACCTGTACCAACCAGTTACAGCCCATCAGGTATAGCAAATGGGCAACAAGGTAGTAGCGGCTCTGTATTTAGTGGCACCGAGTTTAAATCGTTTGGTGTTGAGTTAAATGTGCGCGCCCTAGTAGATGACAAAGACCGCATTACCCTAGATCTAAACCCTGTTATATCATTGCCTGATACAACACTTACCGCAGAAATTGCCGACAGCACAGGCAGCAGTTTAAACAGCAGTGCGTTTAATACCCGCAGTATGCAAACTTCAACTCGATTACAAGATGGCCAACCTTTAATTATAGGGGGATTGATTAGCACTGATAGTAATTCAAGCCACGATTTTGTACCTGATGGTAACGGAAACAGCATGCTAGGAAAGCTAAGCGAAACAACCAGCAAAAGCGAAAACAACAGAGAGTTAATTATTGTTGTTACCCCTAACTTAGTAAGAGATCCGGTTAATACATTACGATTATGGCAACAAGCTGATATAGACACTCAGTTACTTAGCTACATTAAGGAGCAAGGACTATGA
- the miaE gene encoding tRNA-(ms[2]io[6]A)-hydroxylase codes for MFELKYQTPFEWTEVVLADFNTFLQDHAAAEKKASGMAMSMLSHYPDKRKLVKAMTDLALEELIHFKQVLKLLIERDTNLGDDKKDPYIKQIRALFRHGRDGFLMDRLLVGGVIEARGHERFSLVAQALPEGKEKDFYVAIAKSEEKHKNLFVELAYEYFDKEEVDVRLEELLVAEAKICASIPFTAALH; via the coding sequence ATGTTTGAATTAAAATACCAAACCCCATTTGAATGGACCGAAGTTGTTTTAGCCGACTTTAATACTTTTTTGCAAGACCATGCTGCTGCTGAAAAAAAAGCATCGGGTATGGCTATGTCTATGCTTTCGCATTATCCAGACAAACGCAAACTTGTAAAAGCCATGACCGACTTAGCGCTTGAAGAGTTAATACATTTTAAACAAGTACTTAAGTTACTTATTGAACGCGATACTAACTTAGGCGACGATAAAAAAGATCCGTACATCAAACAAATTCGTGCTTTGTTTAGACACGGACGCGATGGCTTTTTAATGGACCGACTTTTAGTAGGCGGTGTTATTGAAGCCCGCGGGCATGAACGTTTTTCGCTTGTAGCTCAAGCACTACCTGAGGGTAAAGAAAAAGACTTTTATGTTGCTATTGCTAAGTCAGAAGAAAAACACAAAAACTTATTTGTTGAGCTTGCTTACGAATACTTTGATAAAGAAGAAGTTGATGTAAGGCTAGAAGAGTTATTAGTCGCTGAAGCTAAAATTTGTGCAAGTATACCGTTTACAGCAGCACTTCATTAA
- a CDS encoding tetratricopeptide repeat protein, producing the protein MKYIYITLVLALSGCAHIDYKPTVNPYNALSDLVKKYNLNAQALTCKGVNASDCLAFVHDINQLMLAHPDNTAILSVAAYTFYKSGRSTQAQQVINTLLNKANPPLNVITLGVTLAIDQGNLAKAKSIAQYGVDVFGTEASPYLQMASIHYAQGSYTIASNYLQLSAKFGLDNTTYYYHKGLIEEANANNIHACNYYQQALKANPNHKKAEAKYTKLSILGNCLS; encoded by the coding sequence ATGAAATACATATATATAACTTTAGTTTTAGCACTCTCAGGGTGTGCTCACATTGATTATAAGCCTACAGTAAACCCTTATAATGCTTTAAGTGATTTAGTGAAAAAATATAATTTAAATGCACAAGCTTTAACGTGTAAAGGTGTAAATGCAAGTGACTGTTTAGCGTTTGTTCACGATATAAATCAGCTAATGCTAGCTCATCCAGACAATACAGCCATACTTTCAGTTGCAGCGTATACATTTTATAAAAGTGGCCGTAGCACTCAAGCACAGCAGGTTATAAACACATTGCTAAATAAAGCTAATCCACCGTTAAATGTTATTACACTGGGTGTAACACTTGCGATTGATCAGGGTAATTTAGCTAAAGCTAAAAGCATTGCACAATATGGTGTGGATGTATTTGGCACCGAGGCTTCACCGTATTTACAAATGGCATCGATTCATTATGCTCAGGGTAGTTATACCATTGCATCTAACTATTTACAGCTCTCGGCTAAGTTTGGCTTAGATAACACCACTTATTATTATCATAAAGGGTTAATAGAAGAGGCCAACGCTAACAATATTCATGCTTGTAATTATTACCAGCAAGCACTTAAAGCAAACCCAAATCACAAAAAGGCAGAAGCAAAATACACTAAACTCTCTATTTTAGGTAACTGTTTATCTTAA